The Mycolicibacterium mageritense genome contains a region encoding:
- a CDS encoding DUF6194 family protein, with amino-acid sequence MTIQDLIDLIGAMEGVLVLQPQPGDGSPEIAWGDVFFYYAPDGVVPKTQPFATIITKDYPGDDACRLDRPGAFRLNIATRAPAAREPRDDTVIVHPVYGRQGWVAIVNPGPATAATAVELLCAAHQRASSRRKSPH; translated from the coding sequence ATGACGATTCAAGACCTCATCGACCTCATCGGCGCCATGGAGGGAGTCCTGGTCCTGCAGCCACAACCCGGCGACGGCTCCCCCGAGATCGCCTGGGGCGACGTGTTCTTCTACTACGCGCCCGACGGCGTCGTCCCGAAGACGCAGCCGTTCGCCACCATCATCACCAAGGATTACCCCGGCGACGACGCGTGCCGGCTCGACCGGCCCGGCGCGTTTCGCCTCAACATCGCCACCCGCGCGCCCGCCGCGCGGGAACCGCGTGACGACACGGTGATCGTGCATCCCGTGTACGGCAGGCAGGGCTGGGTGGCCATCGTCAACCCCGGACCCGCGACTGCCGCGACCGCGGTCGAGTTGCTGTGCGCGGCGCATCAGCGCGCGTCATCGCGCCGAAAATCTCCGCACTGA
- a CDS encoding MerR family transcriptional regulator, protein MESLNSLRTADVARLTGYSVQQIRNLESSGVLPAAQRTATGYRRYSAVHVQSATAYRAFAEAVGPVDAKRIMTHLPASALELIDEAHSRLHTERQELRLAQRAAAAIADELVDDARPADAMSVSELARALGVRVSTLRHWEFEGLIRPGRSAGRVRVYAPRDVRDARIVHQLRLAGYRIPALRALMPQLQDGRSWESVSAALVSREADLVRRSRALMAGAAAVHTLFD, encoded by the coding sequence GTGGAAAGTCTCAACTCGCTGCGTACCGCCGATGTCGCGCGGCTGACCGGGTATTCGGTACAGCAGATCCGCAACCTGGAGTCCAGCGGCGTGCTACCTGCCGCGCAGCGGACCGCGACGGGGTACCGGCGGTACTCCGCCGTGCACGTCCAGTCGGCCACGGCGTATCGCGCGTTCGCGGAAGCGGTCGGTCCGGTCGACGCGAAGCGGATCATGACGCACCTGCCGGCCTCGGCGCTCGAGTTGATCGACGAGGCCCACTCGCGCTTGCACACCGAACGTCAGGAGCTCCGGCTCGCACAGCGGGCAGCAGCGGCGATCGCGGACGAACTGGTCGACGATGCGCGGCCCGCGGACGCCATGAGCGTGTCAGAACTGGCGCGGGCCTTGGGGGTTCGCGTTTCGACGCTGCGGCACTGGGAGTTCGAAGGGCTCATCCGGCCGGGCCGATCGGCGGGCCGCGTCCGCGTGTACGCGCCACGGGATGTGCGTGACGCCCGCATCGTCCATCAACTGCGCCTGGCTGGGTATCGGATCCCGGCGCTGCGGGCACTGATGCCGCAACTGCAGGACGGCCGGTCGTGGGAATCGGTCAGTGCCGCACTGGTTTCGCGCGAGGCTGACCTGGTGCGGCGGTCGCGGGCGCTGATGGCGGGGGCTGCCGCCGTGCACACGCTGTTCGACTGA
- a CDS encoding sensor domain-containing protein gives MDGERRAGRKLAMALVALLALSGCAPQHRDTDGPEVDVLGSMMASESEINAIMGSTTIRPKTALRAPMKNDNYEPLSRPECIVVIGNAMDWVYRDSGYDQFREVQLADDADDVEVDQAIATFDSPKAANALVARTVDIWTRCGGDTLTFSYDGGETQEARIMATPSVVDGINLTHDQPVDPEDRLTHRAILAVNNIVVDLRVSGYAIDDAKTVQLAKAIASRNAL, from the coding sequence ATGGATGGTGAGCGCCGGGCCGGCCGCAAACTCGCCATGGCCCTCGTCGCCCTCCTCGCGCTGAGCGGATGCGCGCCGCAGCACCGCGATACCGACGGGCCCGAGGTCGACGTCCTGGGCAGCATGATGGCCAGCGAATCGGAGATCAACGCCATCATGGGCTCCACCACCATCCGGCCCAAGACCGCCCTGCGAGCACCGATGAAAAACGACAACTACGAACCGCTTTCGCGGCCGGAGTGCATCGTGGTGATCGGGAACGCGATGGACTGGGTGTACCGGGACAGCGGCTACGACCAGTTCCGCGAGGTGCAGCTCGCGGACGACGCCGACGATGTCGAGGTCGATCAGGCCATCGCCACGTTCGACAGCCCCAAGGCGGCCAACGCCCTCGTCGCCCGCACGGTCGACATCTGGACCCGCTGCGGCGGGGACACCCTGACGTTCAGCTACGACGGTGGCGAAACGCAGGAGGCGCGGATCATGGCGACGCCGAGTGTCGTCGACGGCATCAACCTCACTCACGACCAGCCGGTGGATCCCGAAGATCGCCTCACCCACCGCGCGATCCTGGCCGTCAACAACATCGTCGTCGACTTGCGGGTGAGCGGGTACGCCATCGACGACGCCAAGACCGTCCAGCTCGCCAAGGCCATCGCGAGCCGCAACGCGTTGTGA
- a CDS encoding cytochrome P450 produces the protein MTDAAHAKLPPGPRLPRSVQAALMMRHWPRYVSACRRRYGDVFTVRVASFGTMVYLADPADIKTVFAGDPAIYHAGEANSVLSTLLGDTSVLVVDGDVHRDRRRLMLPPFHRDAVARQAAVMAEVAADNVARWPVGTPFAAAPKMAEITLEVILRTVIGASDPARLDALRTVLPRLLSVGSWDLLAIASPGLLRRRPWQALRRDMAEADWLLYAEIAERRADPDLENRTDVLAMLVRGGDGMTDVELRDQLMTLLVAGHETTATGLSWALERLTRHPAVLDKAVRAARSGDDEYLDAVAKEVLRIRPVVFDVGRVLTRPVEVAGYLLPAGVMVAPGIGLVHASDTVYPDPGRFDPDRMVGVTLGPTTWFPFGGGNRRCLGATFAMVELRVVLREILCRADLFTTTTAGERQRVKHVTLVPHRGARICVRAMRDVPGHAASGTSVHQRTL, from the coding sequence ATGACCGACGCGGCGCACGCCAAGCTGCCGCCGGGGCCGCGGCTTCCCCGGTCGGTACAAGCCGCGCTCATGATGCGGCACTGGCCCCGGTACGTGTCCGCGTGCCGGCGCCGCTACGGCGACGTGTTCACGGTGCGGGTCGCGTCGTTCGGCACCATGGTGTATCTGGCCGACCCTGCCGACATCAAAACCGTGTTCGCCGGTGACCCGGCGATTTACCATGCCGGGGAAGCGAATTCGGTGCTCAGCACACTGCTGGGGGATACCTCGGTGCTGGTGGTCGACGGGGACGTGCACCGCGATCGCCGGCGGTTGATGCTGCCGCCGTTCCACCGCGATGCCGTGGCACGCCAGGCCGCGGTCATGGCGGAGGTTGCCGCCGACAACGTGGCGCGCTGGCCCGTGGGCACGCCGTTCGCGGCGGCGCCCAAGATGGCCGAGATCACCCTCGAGGTCATTCTGCGGACGGTGATCGGTGCGTCCGATCCGGCCCGGCTGGACGCGTTGCGCACGGTGCTGCCGCGGTTGTTGAGCGTGGGGTCATGGGATCTGTTGGCGATCGCAAGCCCCGGTCTGCTGCGGCGGCGCCCCTGGCAGGCGCTGCGGCGCGACATGGCGGAGGCCGACTGGCTGCTCTACGCCGAGATCGCCGAGCGGCGCGCCGACCCCGACCTGGAGAACCGCACCGATGTACTGGCCATGCTGGTGCGCGGCGGTGACGGCATGACCGACGTCGAGCTGCGCGATCAGTTGATGACGCTGCTCGTCGCCGGGCATGAGACCACCGCGACCGGCCTGTCCTGGGCGCTGGAACGGTTGACGCGGCACCCGGCCGTGCTCGACAAGGCCGTGCGCGCCGCACGGTCCGGCGATGACGAGTACCTCGACGCGGTCGCCAAGGAAGTGCTGCGGATCCGGCCCGTGGTGTTCGACGTCGGCCGCGTGTTGACGCGGCCGGTCGAGGTGGCGGGTTACCTTTTGCCTGCCGGGGTGATGGTGGCGCCGGGCATCGGGCTCGTGCACGCCAGCGACACGGTGTATCCCGACCCCGGCCGGTTCGATCCGGATCGCATGGTCGGTGTGACCCTCGGCCCCACCACGTGGTTCCCGTTCGGCGGCGGCAACCGCCGCTGCCTGGGCGCGACGTTCGCGATGGTCGAGCTGCGCGTGGTGCTGCGTGAAATCCTGTGCCGAGCAGATCTTTTCACCACCACTACGGCCGGTGAGCGGCAACGCGTCAAGCATGTGACGTTGGTGCCGCACCGCGGTGCGCGGATCTGTGTGCGGGCGATGCGGGACGTGCCGGGTCACGCGGCGAGCGGCACAAGTGTCCACCAGCGAACGCTGTGA
- a CDS encoding tripartite tricarboxylate transporter TctB family protein, producing the protein MRRPSEFLVVGVLAGLAALLLWDTLTAPKQAMERGPLGPSAFPIMVGCMLLACAVGIAVDLLRGGQGEPEEGSVEDRSDWVTWAVILGAVLLVAVAVEPLGWVLAGGAMFYLCVYAFGSRKHIRDLVVSTVMALGSFYFFYSVLGINLPAGVLEGIL; encoded by the coding sequence GTGCGCCGACCGTCGGAGTTTCTGGTGGTCGGCGTCCTGGCCGGCTTGGCCGCACTGCTGCTGTGGGACACGCTGACCGCGCCGAAGCAGGCCATGGAACGAGGCCCCTTGGGGCCCAGTGCTTTTCCCATCATGGTCGGCTGCATGCTGCTGGCCTGCGCCGTCGGCATCGCCGTCGATCTGCTTCGCGGCGGGCAGGGCGAACCCGAGGAAGGCAGCGTCGAGGATCGCTCCGACTGGGTGACGTGGGCAGTGATCCTCGGCGCCGTGCTGCTGGTCGCGGTGGCCGTCGAACCACTCGGCTGGGTCTTGGCCGGCGGCGCGATGTTCTACCTGTGCGTGTATGCGTTCGGCAGCCGCAAGCACATTCGTGATCTCGTGGTGTCGACGGTGATGGCGCTCGGATCCTTCTACTTCTTCTATAGCGTGCTCGGGATCAATCTCCCGGCCGGTGTGCTGGAGGGCATCCTGTGA
- a CDS encoding nuclear transport factor 2 family protein, producing the protein MTTTTRRVLWWSMTALLTIALMAAIAFAGYQAVKFLRPAPPPAADSAAARQAISDVTKDHVTKLLSYTPEHIDEQLAEAADLTTGEFHDSYTKLTREKVIPAAKARQITAVTTVPGVAVQALTDTTATTIAFVDQTTTAGGESPTTANSAVRVGWQKVDGQWLISEFQPL; encoded by the coding sequence ATGACCACGACGACCCGACGCGTGCTCTGGTGGTCGATGACCGCCCTGTTGACCATCGCGCTGATGGCCGCGATCGCCTTCGCGGGATATCAGGCCGTCAAGTTCCTCCGCCCCGCACCGCCGCCCGCGGCCGACTCGGCGGCTGCCCGCCAAGCGATCTCCGACGTCACCAAAGACCATGTGACCAAGCTGCTGAGCTACACACCTGAGCACATCGACGAGCAACTCGCCGAGGCCGCCGACCTGACCACGGGCGAGTTCCACGACAGCTACACCAAGCTCACGCGCGAGAAAGTGATCCCCGCCGCCAAAGCGCGCCAGATCACGGCTGTGACGACCGTGCCGGGCGTGGCAGTCCAGGCCCTGACGGACACCACGGCAACGACCATCGCGTTCGTCGACCAGACCACCACCGCAGGCGGTGAAAGCCCCACCACCGCCAACAGCGCGGTGCGGGTCGGATGGCAGAAGGTCGACGGCCAATGGCTGATATCGGAGTTCCAGCCGCTGTAG
- a CDS encoding serine/threonine-protein kinase — protein MPLTDGEEFAGYTIVRRLGSGGMGEVYLAQHPRLPRQDALKILPAQLTQDDAYRQRFHREAELAATLWNPHVVGVHDRGEHNGQLWISMDFVDGTDAAKLLSTNGAPGLPVGQVLDIADAVADALDFAHHHGLLHRDVKPANILLATPPTGRQRILLADFGIARHTEDVHGITETNTTLGTVSYAAPEQLLGQPLTPAADQYALAATIYTLLAGGPPFVDSNPAVVIGKHLNTPPPPVPPALAAFNPVLARALAKAPADRFTTCTAFAQALRAASAGPATVYSTYIPPQPWNPGPQIASPRPRWPAIVIPAILAILTLVAGAAGALIMNSHRETAQATPNWQPYVDAASQFAVDLTSIDYRTIDRDIQKILDNSTGDFHRDFTDRRDSFAEVTRQAQSQSTGTVTGAGLESVSGDQATTLVAVTVKTTTGPTSEPSPRNWRMRITMARTGSDYKATNVEFVS, from the coding sequence GTGCCACTAACCGACGGGGAAGAGTTTGCTGGCTACACCATCGTGAGGCGATTGGGCTCCGGTGGCATGGGCGAGGTGTACCTGGCCCAGCACCCACGGCTCCCGCGGCAGGACGCGTTGAAGATCTTGCCCGCCCAGCTCACCCAGGACGACGCCTACCGGCAGCGCTTCCACCGTGAGGCCGAGCTGGCCGCGACACTGTGGAACCCGCACGTCGTCGGCGTCCACGACCGCGGCGAGCACAACGGCCAGCTGTGGATCTCGATGGACTTCGTCGACGGCACCGACGCGGCGAAACTGTTGAGCACCAACGGCGCTCCTGGCCTGCCGGTGGGTCAGGTGCTCGACATCGCGGACGCGGTCGCCGACGCGCTCGACTTTGCCCATCACCACGGTCTGCTGCACCGCGACGTCAAACCCGCCAACATCCTGCTCGCCACCCCGCCCACCGGCCGGCAACGAATACTGCTGGCCGACTTCGGGATTGCCCGCCACACCGAGGATGTCCACGGGATCACGGAGACCAACACCACGCTGGGCACGGTGAGCTACGCGGCGCCCGAACAACTCCTCGGGCAGCCGCTCACGCCGGCCGCCGACCAGTACGCCCTCGCCGCGACCATCTACACCCTGCTCGCGGGCGGCCCACCGTTCGTCGACAGCAACCCCGCCGTCGTGATCGGCAAGCACCTCAACACCCCACCCCCGCCCGTGCCGCCTGCCCTCGCGGCGTTCAATCCCGTGCTCGCCCGTGCGTTGGCCAAGGCGCCGGCCGATCGTTTCACCACCTGCACGGCCTTCGCCCAGGCACTACGCGCGGCCTCCGCGGGCCCCGCAACGGTGTACTCGACGTACATTCCGCCACAGCCCTGGAACCCGGGCCCGCAGATCGCGTCCCCACGCCCCCGCTGGCCTGCCATCGTGATCCCGGCCATCCTGGCCATCCTGACCCTCGTCGCGGGCGCGGCCGGGGCGCTCATCATGAACAGCCACCGTGAAACTGCGCAAGCCACCCCGAATTGGCAGCCATACGTCGATGCCGCAAGCCAATTCGCGGTCGACCTGACATCGATCGACTACCGCACGATCGACCGTGACATCCAGAAGATCCTCGACAACTCGACCGGCGACTTCCACCGTGACTTCACCGATCGCAGAGACTCCTTCGCCGAAGTCACGCGTCAAGCCCAATCGCAGTCCACCGGCACGGTGACAGGTGCCGGGCTGGAATCGGTCAGCGGTGACCAGGCGACGACGCTCGTGGCGGTCACGGTCAAGACCACCACCGGCCCCACATCCGAACCGAGCCCGAGGAACTGGCGCATGCGGATCACGATGGCGCGCACCGGCTCCGACTACAAGGCGACGAACGTGGAGTTCGTGTCATGA
- a CDS encoding tripartite tricarboxylate transporter permease has protein sequence METWHLLAEGFAVALTPTNLMYAALGVLLGTAVGVLPGLGTSLTVALLLPLTFALEPTSAFIMFAGIYYGGAYGGSTTSILLRTPGESSTVVTAIEGHLMAKNGRAPQALATAAIGSFIAGTIGSLLLVALATPVVKLALSMGAPEYFAVMVMAFVAVTAVLGTSRIRGFAALGVGLLIGMVGLDTQTGQQRLTFGLPALVDGLDVVLVAVAVFAIGEALWVASRIRTEPDKPIPVGRPWLSRADLSRSWRPWLRGTVLGYPFGAIPAGGAEIPTFLSYATERKLTRHPEEFGKGAIEGVAGPEAANNAAAAGSVTSMLTLGLPTSATTAVILAAFTTYGIQPGPQLLESHSDLVWALIASLFIGNVLLLIINLPLAPMWAKLLRIPRPYLYAGVVFFAVLGTYSVNAQPLDIVFLAVIGVLGFVMRKYGLPVLPLVVGVILGPRAELQLRRALQISDGDFWTLLSSPLCVSIYVVLTVVLLWPLVKRFRKRAATTPPSQPVALAGQSHGDER, from the coding sequence ATCGAGACCTGGCACCTGTTGGCGGAGGGGTTCGCCGTCGCGTTGACGCCGACGAATCTCATGTACGCGGCACTCGGCGTGCTCCTCGGCACAGCCGTCGGAGTTCTTCCGGGCCTTGGCACCTCGCTCACGGTGGCACTGCTTCTTCCGTTGACGTTCGCCCTCGAACCGACGAGCGCGTTCATCATGTTCGCCGGGATCTACTACGGCGGGGCTTACGGCGGATCGACCACCTCGATTCTGCTGAGGACGCCGGGTGAGAGTTCGACGGTGGTGACCGCGATCGAAGGTCACCTGATGGCGAAGAACGGTCGCGCCCCGCAAGCCCTCGCGACGGCGGCGATCGGCTCGTTCATCGCGGGAACGATCGGCAGTCTGCTCCTCGTGGCACTGGCCACTCCGGTGGTCAAGCTCGCGCTCAGCATGGGTGCGCCCGAGTATTTCGCCGTGATGGTCATGGCATTCGTGGCGGTCACCGCCGTGCTCGGGACATCGCGTATCCGCGGATTCGCGGCCCTCGGCGTCGGACTGCTGATCGGCATGGTCGGGCTGGACACCCAGACCGGCCAGCAGCGGCTCACCTTCGGACTGCCCGCACTGGTCGACGGACTCGATGTCGTGCTGGTCGCGGTCGCGGTCTTCGCAATCGGGGAGGCGCTCTGGGTTGCGTCGCGCATCCGCACCGAGCCCGACAAGCCCATCCCCGTCGGGCGTCCTTGGCTCAGCCGTGCCGACCTGTCCCGGTCATGGCGGCCCTGGCTGCGCGGGACGGTGCTGGGCTATCCGTTCGGGGCAATTCCGGCCGGCGGTGCCGAGATCCCGACATTCCTGTCCTACGCGACCGAACGCAAGTTGACGCGACATCCAGAAGAGTTCGGCAAGGGTGCCATCGAGGGAGTCGCGGGCCCCGAAGCGGCGAACAATGCCGCGGCCGCCGGGTCCGTGACATCGATGCTGACGCTGGGGCTCCCGACGAGTGCCACGACGGCCGTCATTCTCGCCGCCTTCACCACCTACGGAATCCAACCGGGGCCCCAACTGCTGGAGAGCCACAGCGATCTGGTCTGGGCGCTGATCGCCAGCCTGTTCATCGGCAATGTCCTGCTCCTGATCATCAACCTGCCCTTGGCGCCCATGTGGGCGAAGCTGCTTCGGATTCCCCGCCCGTACCTGTACGCCGGCGTCGTGTTCTTCGCGGTACTGGGCACGTATTCGGTCAACGCGCAACCGCTCGACATCGTGTTCCTGGCCGTCATCGGCGTGCTGGGCTTTGTCATGCGCAAGTACGGACTGCCGGTGCTGCCGCTGGTCGTCGGGGTCATCCTGGGACCGCGAGCCGAACTGCAGTTGCGGCGGGCGCTACAGATCAGCGACGGCGACTTCTGGACCCTGCTGTCCAGCCCGCTGTGCGTGAGCATCTACGTCGTCCTCACCGTGGTGCTGTTGTGGCCGCTGGTGAAGCGGTTTCGCAAGCGCGCCGCCACGACTCCACCGTCGCAGCCGGTGGCCTTGGCGGGTCAGAGCCATGGGGATGAGCGCTGA